The Kitasatospora setae KM-6054 genome contains a region encoding:
- a CDS encoding MFS transporter — protein MSSTLVARSGHRWAGLGVLVLAVTLVAVDATVLSLAIPSITETLRPSGTQLLWIGDVYSFVLAGLLVSMGALSDRLGRKRVLLAGSVAFGAASLLAAYAPGPGWLVLARALLGVAGATIMPSTLSLIRTLFPDPRERATAIGVWGAGAAAGAALGPLVGGVLLEHFWWGSVFLLNLPVMVLLLVFGAWLLPESRDPRPGRWDVLSVLLSMAGVIGAVYGVKELAVHGLESWTTPLVFALGAAALALFVRRQLRLETPLLDVRLFRNARFTAAVVSSLICLIGLSGVIFFMSQYLQLVRGYSPLHAGFAELPAFVGSVAGGLLTARLVRRAGARRVLTVSLFVMGLGIGVLGFIRVDSAYLLLGSSFLALGTAEGVVYTLSSDLVLGAAPADRAGAASAVSETAYELGAALGIALVGSIVTALYAGSLSVPAGVDPALAAQAEESLGGAQESAAALPAGPAEQLIANADSAFVHGVTVAAWVSAALLLAAAALAHRLLRERKGAAEHPVADHPSAEPAKAPAHH, from the coding sequence ATGAGTTCCACCCTCGTCGCCCGGTCCGGCCACCGCTGGGCCGGTCTCGGCGTCCTCGTGCTCGCCGTCACCCTGGTGGCGGTGGACGCGACGGTGCTCTCCCTCGCCATCCCCTCGATCACCGAGACCCTCCGCCCGTCCGGCACCCAGCTGCTGTGGATCGGCGACGTCTACTCCTTCGTGCTGGCCGGCCTGCTGGTGTCGATGGGCGCGCTCAGCGACCGGCTGGGCCGCAAGCGGGTGCTGCTGGCGGGCTCGGTCGCGTTCGGCGCGGCCTCGCTGCTGGCGGCGTACGCGCCGGGCCCCGGCTGGCTGGTGCTGGCCCGGGCGCTGCTGGGGGTGGCCGGTGCGACGATCATGCCGTCCACGCTGTCGCTGATCCGCACGCTGTTCCCGGACCCGCGGGAGCGGGCCACCGCGATCGGCGTCTGGGGCGCGGGCGCCGCGGCCGGTGCCGCGCTGGGCCCGCTGGTGGGCGGCGTGCTGCTGGAGCACTTCTGGTGGGGTTCGGTGTTCCTGCTGAACCTGCCGGTGATGGTGCTGCTGCTGGTGTTCGGCGCCTGGCTGCTGCCGGAGTCGCGCGATCCGCGACCGGGCCGGTGGGACGTGCTGAGCGTGCTGCTGTCGATGGCCGGCGTGATCGGCGCGGTGTACGGCGTCAAGGAGCTCGCCGTGCACGGCCTGGAGTCGTGGACGACCCCGCTGGTGTTCGCGCTGGGCGCGGCCGCGCTGGCGCTGTTCGTCCGGCGCCAGCTCCGGCTGGAGACCCCGCTGCTGGACGTCCGGCTGTTCCGGAACGCGCGGTTCACGGCGGCGGTGGTGTCCTCACTGATCTGCCTGATCGGCCTCTCCGGTGTGATCTTCTTCATGTCGCAGTACCTGCAGCTGGTCCGCGGCTACTCCCCGCTGCACGCGGGCTTCGCCGAGCTGCCGGCCTTCGTCGGCTCGGTGGCGGGCGGTCTGCTGACGGCCCGCCTGGTCCGGCGCGCGGGCGCCCGCCGGGTGCTGACGGTGAGCCTGTTCGTGATGGGCCTGGGCATCGGCGTGCTGGGCTTCATCCGGGTGGACAGCGCCTACCTGCTGCTCGGCTCGTCCTTCCTGGCGCTGGGCACCGCCGAGGGCGTGGTGTACACGCTCTCCTCGGACCTGGTGCTGGGCGCCGCCCCGGCCGACAGGGCGGGTGCCGCCTCGGCCGTGTCGGAGACGGCGTACGAGCTGGGCGCGGCGCTGGGCATCGCCCTGGTCGGCTCGATCGTGACGGCGCTGTACGCGGGTTCGCTGTCCGTTCCGGCGGGCGTCGACCCGGCGCTGGCCGCGCAGGCCGAGGAGTCGCTGGGCGGTGCCCAGGAGTCCGCGGCCGCCCTCCCGGCGGGCCCGGCCGAGCAGCTGATCGCCAACGCGGACAGCGCGTTCGTGCACGGTGTGACGGTCGCGGCCTGGGTCTCGGCGGCTCTGCTGCTGGCGGCCGCCGCGCTGGCCCACCGCCTGCTGCGCGAGCGGAAGGGCGCCGCCGAGCACCCGGTCGCGGACCACCCGTCGGCCGAACCCGCCAAGGCGCCCGCGCACCACTGA
- a CDS encoding TetR/AcrR family transcriptional regulator: protein MATDRDSVLEAAVGILSRRPTAHLDEIARAAGISRATLHRIFPGREALILEVGALGLRRFSAALDTARVEEGNAEAALRRLVDAVVPDAALCAFLAGENQLYDHEEINDLWELQDARVRALFLRGQQEGVFRVELSAAWLSEAFFDLVAGIGWAVQEGRLAPRESAFSLAELFLGGALRRPDTP, encoded by the coding sequence ATGGCAACCGACCGTGACTCCGTCCTTGAGGCGGCCGTGGGCATCCTGTCCCGGCGCCCGACGGCCCACCTCGACGAGATCGCCCGCGCCGCCGGCATCAGCCGCGCCACGCTGCACCGGATCTTCCCGGGCCGCGAGGCGCTGATCCTGGAGGTGGGCGCCCTCGGCCTGCGCCGCTTCTCCGCCGCGCTGGACACCGCGCGGGTCGAGGAGGGCAACGCCGAGGCCGCGCTGCGCCGCCTGGTGGACGCGGTGGTCCCGGATGCCGCGCTGTGCGCCTTCCTCGCCGGGGAGAACCAGCTGTACGACCACGAGGAGATCAACGACCTCTGGGAGCTCCAGGACGCCCGGGTCCGCGCGCTGTTCCTGCGCGGGCAGCAGGAGGGGGTGTTCCGGGTCGAGCTCTCGGCCGCCTGGCTGAGCGAGGCGTTCTTCGACCTGGTGGCCGGCATCGGCTGGGCCGTGCAGGAAGGCCGGCTCGCCCCTCGCGAAAGCGCGTTCTCGCTCGCCGAGCTGTTCCTCGGCGGTGCTCTACGGAGACCTGATACCCCATGA
- a CDS encoding cell division protein SepF: MGALRDEHHNGWLMPSGSYPAAVYEEQWEGEETLPSSVQSSPTKIVSLRPTGFEAARTVGEHIRAATPVVMDLTEMDDAEAKRMVDFASGLIFGTRGGIERIARRVFLLTPADVEVMVIDRPLDETGFYNQS, encoded by the coding sequence ATGGGAGCACTTCGCGACGAGCACCACAACGGGTGGCTGATGCCTTCCGGCAGCTACCCGGCCGCGGTGTACGAGGAGCAGTGGGAGGGCGAGGAGACGCTGCCGAGCAGCGTCCAGAGCAGCCCCACCAAGATCGTCTCGCTCCGGCCGACCGGCTTCGAGGCCGCCCGCACCGTGGGTGAGCACATCCGCGCCGCCACCCCGGTGGTGATGGACCTCACCGAGATGGACGACGCCGAGGCCAAGCGGATGGTCGACTTCGCCTCCGGTCTGATCTTCGGCACCCGCGGCGGTATCGAGCGGATCGCCCGCCGGGTGTTCCTGCTCACCCCGGCCGACGTCGAGGTGATGGTCATCGACCGCCCGCTCGACGAGACGGGCTTCTACAACCAGAGCTGA